The following are encoded in a window of Halosolutus halophilus genomic DNA:
- a CDS encoding PEP/pyruvate-binding domain-containing protein, translating to MRDSRVGSESATYAVSFEDGEATDATVTGGKGATLARLVDANFAVPPGFCVTTAAYRTLLADAETRRAIESVDHLDPSDVDRIGERSAAIRERIRNADVPDPIRRAIEARLDALDANAVAVRSSATAEDLPTASFAGQHETFLGISGREAVLDRIRDCLASLFTERAVSYRLRNDVSHADVAMAVVVQAMVDPDAAGVLFTADPVTGNRYVASVDANYGLGDTVVAGEISPDNARVDRRTEEILEYEIGDKSHALRARTDENGPERVAVASTQRESRVLSDAQLRELVELGERVEELFGTPQDIEWALVDGDCIVLQSRPITSLFPLPSPAPGDDRLRVYFSFGHQQAMPEALPPLVVDWWRGFLERTATRIRSQDAGAPWAVEAGHRVYVDLTPLLRIGPLRRLIPTVLAAANEPASDALEELLVRRRDAFPDRRLFADVRAVGRIVRRRAPKLVPVLPKAIGRFLRTFLTGSPDPEREQAQIEAWGEELASRVREPETLTDRVRVAVDEFDLAAVLGGLLPRIGPLLVASVLARKALGRLFPDADAELDAIGKGLEMELVTRMNQRLGDLAAVAREHPEVRAALQREASLAEIRAAEGGDVFVTELNDFLGEFGHRASGEIDLSRSRWTDDPETLIRTIRSDLAGTEPGAHREHLRRLERDAEDAAARLEARADRGALGPVRKAVVRRLIRAYRGGIQLREYPKQGVAHFFAAVHEAVSDAGESLAAEGRLDRPDDVWYLRRDELLAALETDAPIDADVDARRRHHDRAASMTAPPLLTSEGEAPTAVEDGDRSDGTLTGTPVSSGVVEGPARVIRDPSGESLEKGEILVAPSTDPGWTPLFLNAAGLVMQVGGQMTHGALVAREYGIPAVVSVSDATSEIRTGERIRIDGSRGTVERLDRSSESAAEDDPEGPPRDTDDDA from the coding sequence ATGAGGGATAGTCGGGTCGGTTCGGAGAGCGCGACGTACGCCGTCTCGTTCGAGGACGGTGAGGCGACGGACGCCACCGTCACCGGCGGGAAAGGGGCGACTCTCGCGCGGCTCGTCGACGCGAACTTCGCCGTCCCGCCCGGGTTCTGCGTGACGACGGCCGCCTATCGGACGCTCCTCGCCGACGCCGAAACGCGACGGGCGATCGAATCAGTAGACCATCTCGATCCGTCGGACGTCGATCGGATCGGTGAGCGAAGCGCCGCGATCAGAGAGCGGATTCGGAACGCAGACGTCCCCGATCCGATTCGGCGGGCGATCGAAGCGCGCCTGGACGCGCTCGATGCGAACGCCGTGGCCGTGCGATCGAGCGCGACGGCCGAAGATTTGCCGACGGCTTCGTTCGCGGGTCAACACGAGACGTTCCTCGGAATAAGCGGGCGAGAAGCCGTTCTCGATCGGATCCGTGACTGTCTGGCGAGCCTGTTTACGGAGCGAGCCGTCTCCTACCGGTTGCGGAACGACGTTTCGCACGCAGACGTCGCGATGGCGGTGGTCGTCCAGGCGATGGTCGATCCGGACGCGGCCGGCGTCCTCTTCACCGCCGATCCCGTGACGGGAAACCGCTACGTCGCGTCGGTAGACGCCAACTACGGTCTCGGTGATACGGTCGTCGCAGGAGAGATTTCGCCCGACAACGCCCGCGTCGATCGACGGACCGAAGAGATACTCGAGTACGAAATCGGGGATAAGAGCCACGCCCTTCGTGCGAGGACCGACGAAAACGGACCGGAACGAGTGGCGGTGGCGTCGACGCAACGAGAATCGCGCGTGCTATCGGACGCACAACTGCGCGAACTCGTCGAACTCGGCGAGCGCGTCGAAGAGCTATTCGGTACCCCGCAGGATATCGAGTGGGCGCTGGTCGACGGTGACTGTATCGTTCTCCAATCTCGGCCGATCACGTCGTTGTTCCCGCTGCCGTCCCCCGCTCCCGGCGACGATCGTCTCCGCGTCTACTTCAGTTTCGGACACCAGCAGGCGATGCCGGAGGCGCTGCCGCCGCTCGTCGTGGACTGGTGGCGAGGTTTCCTCGAGCGGACGGCGACGCGAATCCGATCGCAGGACGCCGGGGCGCCGTGGGCGGTCGAGGCCGGCCACCGGGTGTACGTCGATCTGACGCCGCTTCTCCGAATCGGGCCGCTCCGACGGCTGATTCCGACCGTGCTCGCGGCGGCGAACGAACCGGCGTCGGACGCGCTCGAAGAGTTGCTCGTTCGGCGTCGCGACGCGTTCCCCGATCGCAGACTGTTCGCAGACGTCCGTGCCGTGGGCCGGATCGTTCGCCGCAGGGCACCGAAGCTCGTTCCCGTACTCCCAAAAGCGATCGGTCGATTCCTCCGGACGTTCCTCACGGGTTCGCCCGATCCCGAGCGTGAGCAAGCCCAGATCGAGGCCTGGGGCGAGGAACTCGCCTCCCGAGTTCGCGAACCGGAGACGCTCACCGATCGCGTCCGAGTCGCCGTCGACGAATTCGACCTCGCGGCGGTTCTCGGCGGACTGTTGCCCCGCATCGGTCCCCTCCTGGTAGCGAGCGTTCTCGCCCGGAAGGCGCTCGGACGCCTGTTTCCCGATGCCGACGCGGAACTCGACGCGATCGGCAAGGGACTCGAGATGGAACTGGTCACGCGGATGAACCAGCGACTGGGGGACCTCGCCGCCGTCGCTCGCGAGCACCCTGAGGTCCGCGCTGCGCTCCAACGAGAGGCGTCGCTCGCGGAGATCCGGGCCGCGGAGGGCGGTGATGTCTTCGTCACCGAACTCAACGACTTCCTCGGGGAGTTCGGCCACCGGGCGAGCGGCGAGATCGACCTCAGTCGATCGCGCTGGACCGACGATCCCGAGACGCTGATACGCACGATCCGGAGCGATCTCGCGGGGACCGAACCCGGAGCGCATCGGGAACACCTCCGTCGATTGGAACGCGACGCCGAGGACGCGGCCGCCCGACTCGAAGCGCGCGCCGATCGCGGCGCGCTCGGACCGGTACGGAAGGCAGTGGTGCGACGGCTGATTCGGGCGTACCGGGGCGGAATCCAGCTTCGAGAGTACCCCAAGCAGGGTGTGGCACACTTCTTCGCGGCCGTCCACGAGGCAGTCTCCGACGCCGGGGAGTCGCTCGCCGCCGAGGGCCGCCTCGATCGTCCCGACGATGTCTGGTACCTCCGCAGGGACGAACTGCTCGCCGCGCTCGAAACCGACGCGCCGATCGACGCGGACGTCGACGCTCGCCGGCGGCATCACGATCGCGCCGCGTCGATGACCGCGCCGCCGCTGCTCACCAGCGAGGGAGAAGCGCCGACGGCGGTCGAGGACGGCGATCGATCGGACGGGACGCTCACCGGCACGCCCGTCTCGTCAGGCGTCGTGGAAGGACCCGCCCGCGTAATTCGCGACCCGTCCGGGGAATCCCTCGAAAAAGGCGAGATCCTCGTCGCGCCATCGACGGATCCGGGGTGGACGCCGCTCTTTCTGAACGCGGCCGGACTCGTGATGCAGGTCGGCGGGCAAATGACTCACGGAGCGCTCGTCGCGCGCGAGTACGGGATTCCGGCCGTCGTTTCGGTCTCGGACGCGACGTCGGAGATCCGAACGGGGGAGCGGATCCGGATCGACGGGAGTCGCGGCACCGTCGAACGGCTCGACCGATCCTCGGAATCGGCCGCCGAAGACGATCCGGAGGGGCCTCCCCGCGATACCGACGATGATGCGTAA
- a CDS encoding helix-turn-helix domain-containing protein codes for MKYVRVTGKPDPERAPEFFRVLAGSSYVTEARLFDLNVSPGGKPTGLFEVDGDEDRVRTELNGSNGVRSVETAPVTDGTFNLLVTLDPSTVALLRDAFGAITQEGMVVAKPVVYRDERVHSRIVGSSSALQAAIGKFPSDIELEIDTIGEFDRRRDSPLSMLSDRQREAVVTAFSLGYYDHPREATHEDLADRMGCAPNTVSDHLQKAEKKIVTALLESRSAR; via the coding sequence ATGAAGTACGTACGAGTAACCGGAAAACCGGATCCGGAACGAGCGCCCGAGTTCTTCCGGGTGTTGGCGGGATCCTCGTACGTGACCGAAGCCCGACTGTTCGACCTGAACGTGTCGCCGGGCGGGAAGCCGACGGGCCTCTTCGAAGTGGACGGAGACGAAGATCGGGTCCGTACCGAACTGAACGGGTCGAACGGCGTCCGGTCGGTCGAGACGGCACCCGTGACGGACGGGACGTTCAATCTCCTCGTCACGCTCGATCCGTCGACGGTGGCGCTGCTTCGGGACGCGTTCGGGGCGATCACGCAGGAGGGAATGGTCGTTGCGAAACCCGTCGTCTACCGCGACGAACGGGTTCACTCCCGTATCGTCGGCAGTTCGTCCGCCCTGCAGGCGGCGATCGGCAAGTTCCCGTCGGATATCGAACTGGAGATCGACACGATCGGCGAATTCGATCGCCGTCGTGACTCGCCGCTCTCGATGCTGAGCGATCGCCAGCGGGAAGCGGTGGTCACGGCGTTCTCGCTCGGATACTACGACCATCCACGGGAGGCCACGCACGAGGACCTGGCCGATCGGATGGGGTGTGCGCCGAATACGGTATCGGATCACCTGCAGAAAGCCGAGAAGAAGATCGTTACCGCACTGCTCGAGTCGAGATCGGCGCGATAG